Proteins encoded within one genomic window of Chlorobaculum sp. MV4-Y:
- a CDS encoding heavy metal translocating P-type ATPase, protein MTTRNYSVKGMHCASCVAIITKKLSALDGIAKADVNLATERARIEFSGEPLSIEALNELLGKYGFSLVEDAPAKAAAPEPAADHHASKKQEKLGELHRQKRQVQIALPLALLFFAVMLWHSAAAAIAGFPHFPIDMESWNSIALLVAAWILFSIGKPFLRGVVSFIRTGAASMDTLIGLGSLVAWSYSAFSILFPTLRNRLGLPHESFADAAIVVIGFVLFGKYLEARSKLKTGEEIEKLIGLQAKSAIVYDNGEEIEVPVEKVVNGTMLLVKPGAKIPVDGVIFSGSSSIDESMITGEPVPVDKREGDTVIGGTINKQGSLIFTATGVGAETMLARIISMVEDAQGSKAPVQNLADKVAAVFVPTVLIIAVLVFLLWLGVGTPALGFRNALAYAIMAMVGILVIACPCALGLATPTAIIVGTGLGARHGILVRNAESLESLSRVDTVVFDKTGTITRGEPSVTSIEPFGEATTPDELLALGAGIERHSEHPLAQAIVNAAKERKVEPVQVTEFKALEGVGVDAKVDDDTVRVRKPGDGDRQRPEIARLQQEGNTVVVVERNGEALGLVALSEALKPEAKETVANLRRMGKRVVMLTGDNRHAAQFIARQAGIAEVIAEVLPCDKANAIKKLQVEGRTVAMTGDGINDAPALALADVGIAMATGTDIAIESAGITLLGGDIGKVVQAITLSKKTMRVIRQNLFWAFIYNVIGIPLAAGALYPFFGIFLNPVFSGIAMAGSSVSVVTNSLRLRAAKLGK, encoded by the coding sequence ATGCACTGCGCGAGTTGCGTGGCGATCATCACCAAAAAACTTTCGGCGCTCGACGGCATCGCCAAAGCCGATGTCAATCTGGCTACCGAGAGGGCTCGCATTGAGTTCTCCGGAGAGCCGTTGAGCATTGAGGCGCTGAACGAACTGCTTGGCAAGTACGGCTTTTCACTGGTCGAGGACGCTCCGGCGAAAGCCGCCGCGCCGGAACCCGCCGCCGACCACCACGCCTCGAAAAAGCAGGAGAAGCTCGGCGAACTGCATCGGCAGAAGCGACAGGTCCAGATCGCGCTTCCGCTTGCACTGCTCTTTTTCGCGGTGATGCTGTGGCACAGCGCCGCTGCCGCCATTGCCGGATTCCCGCACTTCCCCATCGACATGGAGAGCTGGAACTCCATCGCGCTGCTCGTCGCGGCGTGGATACTCTTCAGTATCGGCAAGCCCTTCCTGCGCGGCGTCGTTTCGTTCATCCGCACCGGCGCGGCGAGCATGGACACGCTTATCGGCCTGGGCTCGCTGGTCGCCTGGAGCTACAGCGCTTTTTCCATTCTCTTTCCGACGCTACGAAACCGCCTCGGCCTGCCGCACGAGAGCTTTGCCGACGCAGCCATCGTGGTGATCGGCTTCGTGCTCTTCGGCAAATATCTCGAAGCCCGCTCGAAGCTGAAGACCGGCGAGGAGATCGAGAAGCTCATCGGCCTGCAGGCCAAATCGGCGATTGTGTATGACAACGGCGAGGAGATCGAGGTGCCGGTCGAGAAGGTGGTCAATGGCACGATGCTCCTCGTCAAGCCGGGCGCGAAAATTCCAGTCGATGGCGTGATTTTTTCAGGCAGTTCGTCGATTGACGAGTCGATGATTACCGGCGAACCGGTGCCGGTGGACAAGCGCGAAGGCGATACGGTGATCGGCGGCACCATCAACAAGCAAGGCTCGCTCATCTTCACGGCCACCGGCGTCGGCGCGGAGACGATGCTCGCCCGTATCATTTCGATGGTCGAGGATGCGCAAGGTTCGAAAGCCCCGGTGCAGAACCTCGCCGACAAGGTTGCCGCGGTCTTCGTGCCGACGGTGCTCATCATTGCCGTGCTGGTCTTTCTGCTCTGGCTCGGCGTCGGCACGCCCGCGCTCGGCTTCCGTAACGCCCTCGCCTACGCCATCATGGCGATGGTGGGGATTCTCGTCATCGCCTGCCCCTGCGCGCTGGGCCTGGCCACACCGACGGCGATCATCGTCGGCACCGGACTCGGAGCGCGGCACGGCATCCTCGTCCGCAACGCCGAGAGCCTCGAAAGCCTCAGCCGCGTCGATACGGTCGTGTTCGACAAAACCGGCACCATCACGCGCGGTGAGCCGTCGGTCACCTCCATCGAGCCGTTCGGCGAAGCGACCACGCCCGACGAACTGCTCGCGCTGGGGGCGGGCATCGAGCGGCACTCAGAGCACCCGCTCGCCCAGGCCATCGTCAACGCCGCGAAAGAGCGGAAGGTCGAGCCGGTGCAGGTAACGGAGTTCAAGGCGCTCGAAGGGGTCGGCGTCGATGCAAAAGTCGATGACGACACGGTGCGGGTGCGCAAGCCCGGCGACGGCGACAGGCAGCGGCCGGAGATCGCGCGGCTCCAGCAGGAGGGCAACACAGTGGTCGTCGTGGAGCGAAACGGCGAGGCGCTCGGCCTCGTCGCGCTCTCCGAGGCGCTGAAGCCTGAGGCGAAAGAGACGGTCGCCAACCTTCGGCGGATGGGCAAGCGCGTGGTGATGCTCACCGGCGACAACCGCCACGCCGCACAGTTCATTGCCCGGCAGGCGGGCATCGCGGAGGTGATCGCCGAGGTGCTGCCCTGCGATAAAGCCAACGCTATCAAGAAATTGCAGGTCGAAGGCCGCACGGTCGCCATGACGGGTGACGGCATCAATGACGCCCCGGCTCTTGCCCTCGCCGACGTCGGCATCGCCATGGCGACCGGCACCGACATCGCCATCGAATCGGCGGGCATTACGTTGCTCGGCGGCGACATCGGCAAGGTCGTGCAGGCCATCACGCTCTCAAAAAAAACGATGCGCGTCATCCGCCAGAACCTCTTCTGGGCCTTCATCTACAACGTGATCGGCATCCCGCTCGCCGCCGGAGCGCTCTATCCGTTCTTCGGGATATTTCTCAACCCGGTCTTCTCGGGCATCGCAATGGCCGGAAGCAGCGTCTCGGTCGTCACCAACTCGCTGCGCCTGAGAGCGGCAAAATTGGGGAAATAA